In Nymphalis io chromosome 11, ilAglIoxx1.1, whole genome shotgun sequence, one genomic interval encodes:
- the LOC126771894 gene encoding uncharacterized protein LOC126771894, with translation MSAVGNVQQLQQDLQNELTTANQLLRLISLEVQKIKSFTNPGGEFEENIKQNVSTIARLANIQQINITNLPPVKHLQLDLSHHTNQNMSYEQHDSFRNSMDESQ, from the exons GGAAATGTTCAGCAATTACAACAAGATTTACAAAATGAACTGACAACTGCAAATCAACTCCTAAGGctaat ATCATTAGAGGTTCAGAAAATTAAAAGCTTCACTAATCCAGGTGGCGAGTTTGAAGAAAACATTAAACaa AATGTCTCAACAATAGCTAGACTTGCAAATATTCAACAGATAAACATAACAAATTTGCCTCCAGTGAAACATCTTCAGTTAGATTTAAGCCATCACACAAATCAGAATATGTCTTATGAACAGCACGACAGTTTTAGAAACAGTATGGATGAATCTCAGTAA